Part of the Companilactobacillus zhachilii genome is shown below.
GTTTTGCACCACGTTTCTTCAAAGCCTCAATGGCCATATTAGCAGAACCACCAGTAGCAAGCATTGGATCAACGATGAATAATTCACGTTGGTCGATATCGCTAGGGAGTTTTACAAAATATTCATGTGGTTTCAAAGTCTTTTCATCACGGTACATTCCGATATGACCAACTTTAGCAGCAGGAATCAATTCAAGCACACCATCAACCATACCTAGACCGGCACGCAAGATAGGGATAACAGCTAGTTTTTTACCAGCTAAAACTTTTTGAGTTGATTTACCCATTGGTGTTTCCACAACAACATCTTTTAGTGGCAAGTCACGTGTAATTTCATAAACCATTAATTCACCAATTTCGTTGGCTACTTCACGGAATACTTTAGTCCCAGTGTGCTTGTTACGAATGATTGTAAGTTTATGTTGGATCAATGGGTGATTTAATACTGTAAATTTAGACATTTTAAGTCTCCTTAGTTTTTATAATGTGTGTTTCCGGCGGATTTATTCAAACGATTGCTGTATGCAGCACCGTGACCTTCATCTGAGAAGCCTTGAGCTAAAATATATTGAACGTGATCATTATCTAACTGACGCAAACCAGCAAATAATTCTCGTGAAGCACTGATAACATCTTTACCTAGAGAAAAAGTTTCAATATTATCTGGTACTTCTTTCAAAATTTCATCTGTAGCCATGACTCCCATCGGAACATCCTTAGCGACGTATTCAGCGATGGCTTGTTTAAAATCATTTACATCATCAACAATGATGACTTGTGCGCTTGGTGCATAGTGCTTGTACTTCATACCTGGTGCCTTAGGAACTTCATTTGCTGTAACCTTGTGGTGATCGGAGTTGACATTGTCGATTACTTTCAACAAGTCATCTGAATCGATCATTCCGGGACGTAAAACTGTTGGTATATCGACCGATAAGTCGATTACAGTTGATTCAACGCCTAATTTTGTTGGGCCATCATCCAAAATAGCTGCAATTTTACCATGCAAATCATGATAAACATGCTTAGCTAAAGTTGGA
Proteins encoded:
- the upp gene encoding uracil phosphoribosyltransferase, translated to MSKFTVLNHPLIQHKLTIIRNKHTGTKVFREVANEIGELMVYEITRDLPLKDVVVETPMGKSTQKVLAGKKLAVIPILRAGLGMVDGVLELIPAAKVGHIGMYRDEKTLKPHEYFVKLPSDIDQRELFIVDPMLATGGSANMAIEALKKRGAKHMRLVVLVAAPEGVKAVQEAHPDVDIYAASLDDKITDSGYIFPGLGDAGDRLFGTK
- a CDS encoding L-threonylcarbamoyladenylate synthase gives rise to the protein MDTEILESTQIQEAADFLAKGQLVAFPTETVYGLGADATRPDVVKDVYAAKGRPSDNPLIVHVSGPEMVWEYADNSYKPLAEKLMKAFWPGPLTIIMPIQPGKLSKEVTGGLTTAAFRMPNNKATLNLIKTFGKPIVGPSANTSGKPSPTLAKHVYHDLHGKIAAILDDGPTKLGVESTVIDLSVDIPTVLRPGMIDSDDLLKVIDNVNSDHHKVTANEVPKAPGMKYKHYAPSAQVIIVDDVNDFKQAIAEYVAKDVPMGVMATDEILKEVPDNIETFSLGKDVISASRELFAGLRQLDNDHVQYILAQGFSDEGHGAAYSNRLNKSAGNTHYKN